A portion of the Tamandua tetradactyla isolate mTamTet1 chromosome 16, mTamTet1.pri, whole genome shotgun sequence genome contains these proteins:
- the BCKDHA gene encoding 2-oxoisovalerate dehydrogenase subunit alpha, mitochondrial isoform X4 yields MAHTQQQQQFPSLDDKPQFPGASAEFIDKLEFIQPNVISGIPIYRVMDRQGQIINPSEDPQLPKEKVLKFYKSMTLLNTMDRILYESQRQGRISFYMTNYGEEGTHVGSAAALDNTDLVFGQYREAGVLMYRGYPLELFMSQCYGNANDPGKGRQMPVHYGCRERHFVTISSPLATQIPQAVGAAYAAKRANTNRVVICYFGEGAASEGDAHAGFNFAATLECPIIFFCRNNGYAISTPTSEQYRGDGIAARGPGYGIVSIRVDGNDVFAVYNATREARRRAVAENQPFLIEAMTYRIGHHSTSDDSSAYRSVDEVNYWDKQDHPISRLRHYLLSRGWWDDEQEKAWRKQSRKKVIEAFEQAERKPKPRLSLLFSDVYQEMPAGLLRQQEALARHLQAYGEHYPLKHFEK; encoded by the exons CacacccagcagcagcagcagttccCATCCCTGGATGACAAGCCCCAGTTCCCAGGTGCCTCAGCAGAGTTTATAGACAAGCTAGAATTCATCCAGCCCAATGTCATCTCTGGAATCCCCATCTACCGCGTCATGGACCGGCAGGGCCAGATCATCAACCCCAGTGAGGACCCCCAG CTGCCCAAGGAGAAGGTGCTGAAGTTCTACAAGAGTATGACTCTGCTCAACACAATGGACCGCATCCTCTATGAGTCCCAGCGACAG GGCCGGATCTCCTTCTACATGACCAACTACGGTGAGGAGGGGACGCATGTGGGGAGCGCGGCTGCCCTGGACAACACGGACCTGGTGTTTGGCCAGTACCGGGAGGCAG GTGTGCTGATGTACCGGGGCTACCCCCTAGAACTGTTCATGTCCCAGTGCTATGGCAATGCGAACGACCCGGGCAAGGGACGCCAGATGCCTGTGCACTATGGCTGCAGGGAGCGCCACTTCGTCACCATCTCTTCTCCGCTGGCCACACAGATCCCTCAGG CGGTGGGGGCAGCCTATGCGGCCAAGCGGGCTAACACAAACAGGGTTGTCATCTGCTACTTTGGCGAAGGAGCGGCCAGTGAAGGGGATGCCCATGCTGGCTTCAACTTTGCTGCCACCCTTGAGTGTCCCATCATCTTCTTCTGCCGTAACAATGGCTACGCCATTTCCACGCCCACCTCGGAGCAGTACCGCGGGGATGGCATTG CAGCTCGAGGCCCTGGGTATGGCATCGTGTCAATCCGTGTGGACGGCAACGATGTGTTCGCTGTGTACAATGCCACGAGGGAGGCCCGGCGGCGGGCTGTGGCAGAGAACCAGCCCTTCCTCATTGAGGCCATGACCTACAG GATCGGGCACCACAGCACCAGTGATGACAGCTCAGCCTACCGCTCTGTGGACGAGGTCAATTACTGGGACAAGCAGGACCACCCTATCTCCCGGCTGAGGCACTACCTGCTGAGCCGTGGCTGGTGGGATGACGAGCAGGAAAAAGCCTGGAGGAAGCAGTCCCGCAAGAAG GTGATAGAGGCCTTTGAGCAGGCCGAGCGGAAGCCAAAGCCCCGCCTCAGCCTGCTCTTCTCTGATGTGTACCAGGAGATGCCTGCGGGGCTGCTCAGGCAGCAGGAGGCCCTGGCTCGGCACCTACAGGCCTACGGGGAGCATTACCCGCTGAAGCACTTTGAGAAGTGA
- the BCKDHA gene encoding 2-oxoisovalerate dehydrogenase subunit alpha, mitochondrial isoform X3, translated as MAVTSAAAGVRGLSRGLGRVVPLLLRRPGARGLASSHTQQQQQFPSLDDKPQFPGASAEFIDKLEFIQPNVISGIPIYRVMDRQGQIINPSEDPQLPKEKVLKFYKSMTLLNTMDRILYESQRQGRISFYMTNYGEEGTHVGSAAALDNTDLVFGQYREAGVLMYRGYPLELFMSQCYGNANDPGKGRQMPVHYGCRERHFVTISSPLATQIPQAVGAAYAAKRANTNRVVICYFGEGAASEGDAHAGFNFAATLECPIIFFCRNNGYAISTPTSEQYRGDGIAARGPGYGIVSIRVDGNDVFAVYNATREARRRAVAENQPFLIEAMTYRIGHHSTSDDSSAYRSVDEVNYWDKQDHPISRLRHYLLSRGWWDDEQEKAWRKQSRKKEMPAGLLRQQEALARHLQAYGEHYPLKHFEK; from the exons CacacccagcagcagcagcagttccCATCCCTGGATGACAAGCCCCAGTTCCCAGGTGCCTCAGCAGAGTTTATAGACAAGCTAGAATTCATCCAGCCCAATGTCATCTCTGGAATCCCCATCTACCGCGTCATGGACCGGCAGGGCCAGATCATCAACCCCAGTGAGGACCCCCAG CTGCCCAAGGAGAAGGTGCTGAAGTTCTACAAGAGTATGACTCTGCTCAACACAATGGACCGCATCCTCTATGAGTCCCAGCGACAG GGCCGGATCTCCTTCTACATGACCAACTACGGTGAGGAGGGGACGCATGTGGGGAGCGCGGCTGCCCTGGACAACACGGACCTGGTGTTTGGCCAGTACCGGGAGGCAG GTGTGCTGATGTACCGGGGCTACCCCCTAGAACTGTTCATGTCCCAGTGCTATGGCAATGCGAACGACCCGGGCAAGGGACGCCAGATGCCTGTGCACTATGGCTGCAGGGAGCGCCACTTCGTCACCATCTCTTCTCCGCTGGCCACACAGATCCCTCAGG CGGTGGGGGCAGCCTATGCGGCCAAGCGGGCTAACACAAACAGGGTTGTCATCTGCTACTTTGGCGAAGGAGCGGCCAGTGAAGGGGATGCCCATGCTGGCTTCAACTTTGCTGCCACCCTTGAGTGTCCCATCATCTTCTTCTGCCGTAACAATGGCTACGCCATTTCCACGCCCACCTCGGAGCAGTACCGCGGGGATGGCATTG CAGCTCGAGGCCCTGGGTATGGCATCGTGTCAATCCGTGTGGACGGCAACGATGTGTTCGCTGTGTACAATGCCACGAGGGAGGCCCGGCGGCGGGCTGTGGCAGAGAACCAGCCCTTCCTCATTGAGGCCATGACCTACAG GATCGGGCACCACAGCACCAGTGATGACAGCTCAGCCTACCGCTCTGTGGACGAGGTCAATTACTGGGACAAGCAGGACCACCCTATCTCCCGGCTGAGGCACTACCTGCTGAGCCGTGGCTGGTGGGATGACGAGCAGGAAAAAGCCTGGAGGAAGCAGTCCCGCAAGAAG GAGATGCCTGCGGGGCTGCTCAGGCAGCAGGAGGCCCTGGCTCGGCACCTACAGGCCTACGGGGAGCATTACCCGCTGAAGCACTTTGAGAAGTGA
- the BCKDHA gene encoding 2-oxoisovalerate dehydrogenase subunit alpha, mitochondrial isoform X1: MAVTSAAAGVRGLSRGLGRVVPLLLRRPGARGLASSHTQQQQQFPSLDDKPQFPGASAEFIDKLEFIQPNVISGIPIYRVMDRQGQIINPSEDPQLPKEKVLKFYKSMTLLNTMDRILYESQRQGRISFYMTNYGEEGTHVGSAAALDNTDLVFGQYREAGVLMYRGYPLELFMSQCYGNANDPGKGRQMPVHYGCRERHFVTISSPLATQIPQAVGAAYAAKRANTNRVVICYFGEGAASEGDAHAGFNFAATLECPIIFFCRNNGYAISTPTSEQYRGDGIAARGPGYGIVSIRVDGNDVFAVYNATREARRRAVAENQPFLIEAMTYRIGHHSTSDDSSAYRSVDEVNYWDKQDHPISRLRHYLLSRGWWDDEQEKAWRKQSRKKVIEAFEQAERKPKPRLSLLFSDVYQEMPAGLLRQQEALARHLQAYGEHYPLKHFEK; the protein is encoded by the exons CacacccagcagcagcagcagttccCATCCCTGGATGACAAGCCCCAGTTCCCAGGTGCCTCAGCAGAGTTTATAGACAAGCTAGAATTCATCCAGCCCAATGTCATCTCTGGAATCCCCATCTACCGCGTCATGGACCGGCAGGGCCAGATCATCAACCCCAGTGAGGACCCCCAG CTGCCCAAGGAGAAGGTGCTGAAGTTCTACAAGAGTATGACTCTGCTCAACACAATGGACCGCATCCTCTATGAGTCCCAGCGACAG GGCCGGATCTCCTTCTACATGACCAACTACGGTGAGGAGGGGACGCATGTGGGGAGCGCGGCTGCCCTGGACAACACGGACCTGGTGTTTGGCCAGTACCGGGAGGCAG GTGTGCTGATGTACCGGGGCTACCCCCTAGAACTGTTCATGTCCCAGTGCTATGGCAATGCGAACGACCCGGGCAAGGGACGCCAGATGCCTGTGCACTATGGCTGCAGGGAGCGCCACTTCGTCACCATCTCTTCTCCGCTGGCCACACAGATCCCTCAGG CGGTGGGGGCAGCCTATGCGGCCAAGCGGGCTAACACAAACAGGGTTGTCATCTGCTACTTTGGCGAAGGAGCGGCCAGTGAAGGGGATGCCCATGCTGGCTTCAACTTTGCTGCCACCCTTGAGTGTCCCATCATCTTCTTCTGCCGTAACAATGGCTACGCCATTTCCACGCCCACCTCGGAGCAGTACCGCGGGGATGGCATTG CAGCTCGAGGCCCTGGGTATGGCATCGTGTCAATCCGTGTGGACGGCAACGATGTGTTCGCTGTGTACAATGCCACGAGGGAGGCCCGGCGGCGGGCTGTGGCAGAGAACCAGCCCTTCCTCATTGAGGCCATGACCTACAG GATCGGGCACCACAGCACCAGTGATGACAGCTCAGCCTACCGCTCTGTGGACGAGGTCAATTACTGGGACAAGCAGGACCACCCTATCTCCCGGCTGAGGCACTACCTGCTGAGCCGTGGCTGGTGGGATGACGAGCAGGAAAAAGCCTGGAGGAAGCAGTCCCGCAAGAAG GTGATAGAGGCCTTTGAGCAGGCCGAGCGGAAGCCAAAGCCCCGCCTCAGCCTGCTCTTCTCTGATGTGTACCAGGAGATGCCTGCGGGGCTGCTCAGGCAGCAGGAGGCCCTGGCTCGGCACCTACAGGCCTACGGGGAGCATTACCCGCTGAAGCACTTTGAGAAGTGA
- the B3GNT8 gene encoding UDP-GlcNAc:betaGal beta-1,3-N-acetylglucosaminyltransferase 8, with protein MRCPKCLLCLSALLTLLGLKVYIEWTSEPRLSKAYPGPRDTLPGPTPVNREPTLPANLSARLGQTSPPASAYWNQQQSRLGTLPSGDSAEAGGCWAWGMAAAAEIPDFASYPEDLRRFLLSAACRNFPPWLPGGGGGQVAGCSDTDVPYLLLAVKSEPGHFAERQAVRETWGSPAPRVRLLFLLGSPVGDGGPDLGPLVAWESRRYNDLLLWDFLDVPFNRTLKDLLLLAWLGHHCPGVSFVLQAQDDAFVHTPALLGHLQTLPPTWAHGLYLGEVFTQAKPLRKPGGLFYVPGSFFEGGYPAYASGGGYVIAGRLAPWLLQAAARVAPFPFDDVYTGLCFQALGLVPRAHPGFLTAWPTDRTTDPCALRDLLLVRPLSPQASIRTWKHLQDPQLRC; from the coding sequence ATGCGCTGCCCCAAGTGCCTTCTCTGCCTGTCAGCGCTGCTCACACTTCTGGGCCTCAAAGTGTACATCGAGTGGACATCGGAGCCCCGGCTCAGCAAGGCCTACCCAGGACCCCGGGACACCCTGCCAGGCCCCACGCCAGTCAATCGTGAGCCTACCTTGCCTGCCAACCTCTCGGCCCGCCTGGGCCAGACCAGCCCACCAGCCTCAGCTTATTGGAATCAGCAGCAGTCACGGCTGGGAACCCTGCCCAGTGGGGACAGTGCAGAGGCAGGGGGCTGCTGGGCTTGGGGGATGGCTGCAGCTGCCGAGATCCCAGACTTTGCCTCCTATCCAGAGGACCTCCGCCGCTTTTTGCTGTCAGCAGCCTGCCGGAACTTCCCACCATGGCTGCCTGGAGGTGGCGGTGGCCAAGTGGCTGGCTGCTCGGACACCGACGTCCCCTACCTGCTGTTGGCCGTCAAGTCGGAACCAGGGCACTTTGCAGAACGACAGGCTGTGAGGGAGACATGGGGCAGTCCGGCTCCCAGGGTTCGGCTGCTCTTCTTGCTGGGGTCCCCAGTGGGGGACGGGGGTCCTGACCTGGGCCCCCTGGTAGCGTGGGAGAGCCGTCGCTACAATGACCTGCTGCTCTGGGATTTCCTTGATGTTCCTTTCAACCGGACGCTCAAGGACCTGCTGCTGTTGGCCTGGCTGGGCCACCACTGCCCCGGGGTGAGCTTTGTCTTGCAAGCTCAGGACGATGCCTTTGTGCACACCCCTGCCCTGCTGGGCCACCTGCAGACTCTGCCACCCACCTGGGCCCATGGCCTCTACCTAGGTGAAGTCTTCACCCAGGCCAAGCCCCTTCGGAAGCCCGGAGGACTCTTCTATGTGCCCGGGTCCTTCTTTGAAGGTGGCTACCCAGCCTATGCAAGCGGGGGTGGCTATGTCATTGCTGGGCGCCTGGCACCCTGGCTGCTCCAAGCTGCAGCCCGTGTGGCCCCCTTCCCCTTCGATGACGTTTACACTGGCCTCTGCTTCCAAGCCCTAGGCCTGGTGCCGCGGGCCCACCCCGGCTTCCTCACAGCCTGGCCGACTGACCGCACCACCGACCCCTGTGCACTCCGTGACCTACTGCTGGTGCGGCCCCTCAGCCCGCAGGCCAGCATCCGTACCTGGAAGCACTTACAGGACCCCCAGCTGCGCTGCTGA
- the BCKDHA gene encoding 2-oxoisovalerate dehydrogenase subunit alpha, mitochondrial isoform X2, which translates to MAVTSAAAGVRGLSRGLGRVVPLLLRRPGARGLASSHTQQQQQFPSLDDKPQFPGASAEFIDKLEFIQPNVISGIPIYRVMDRQGQIINPSEDPQLPKEKVLKFYKSMTLLNTMDRILYESQRQGRISFYMTNYGEEGTHVGSAAALDNTDLVFGQYREAGVLMYRGYPLELFMSQCYGNANDPGKGRQMPVHYGCRERHFVTISSPLATQIPQAVGAAYAAKRANTNRVVICYFGEGAASEGDAHAGFNFAATLECPIIFFCRNNGYAISTPTSEQYRGDGIARGPGYGIVSIRVDGNDVFAVYNATREARRRAVAENQPFLIEAMTYRIGHHSTSDDSSAYRSVDEVNYWDKQDHPISRLRHYLLSRGWWDDEQEKAWRKQSRKKVIEAFEQAERKPKPRLSLLFSDVYQEMPAGLLRQQEALARHLQAYGEHYPLKHFEK; encoded by the exons CacacccagcagcagcagcagttccCATCCCTGGATGACAAGCCCCAGTTCCCAGGTGCCTCAGCAGAGTTTATAGACAAGCTAGAATTCATCCAGCCCAATGTCATCTCTGGAATCCCCATCTACCGCGTCATGGACCGGCAGGGCCAGATCATCAACCCCAGTGAGGACCCCCAG CTGCCCAAGGAGAAGGTGCTGAAGTTCTACAAGAGTATGACTCTGCTCAACACAATGGACCGCATCCTCTATGAGTCCCAGCGACAG GGCCGGATCTCCTTCTACATGACCAACTACGGTGAGGAGGGGACGCATGTGGGGAGCGCGGCTGCCCTGGACAACACGGACCTGGTGTTTGGCCAGTACCGGGAGGCAG GTGTGCTGATGTACCGGGGCTACCCCCTAGAACTGTTCATGTCCCAGTGCTATGGCAATGCGAACGACCCGGGCAAGGGACGCCAGATGCCTGTGCACTATGGCTGCAGGGAGCGCCACTTCGTCACCATCTCTTCTCCGCTGGCCACACAGATCCCTCAGG CGGTGGGGGCAGCCTATGCGGCCAAGCGGGCTAACACAAACAGGGTTGTCATCTGCTACTTTGGCGAAGGAGCGGCCAGTGAAGGGGATGCCCATGCTGGCTTCAACTTTGCTGCCACCCTTGAGTGTCCCATCATCTTCTTCTGCCGTAACAATGGCTACGCCATTTCCACGCCCACCTCGGAGCAGTACCGCGGGGATGGCATTG CTCGAGGCCCTGGGTATGGCATCGTGTCAATCCGTGTGGACGGCAACGATGTGTTCGCTGTGTACAATGCCACGAGGGAGGCCCGGCGGCGGGCTGTGGCAGAGAACCAGCCCTTCCTCATTGAGGCCATGACCTACAG GATCGGGCACCACAGCACCAGTGATGACAGCTCAGCCTACCGCTCTGTGGACGAGGTCAATTACTGGGACAAGCAGGACCACCCTATCTCCCGGCTGAGGCACTACCTGCTGAGCCGTGGCTGGTGGGATGACGAGCAGGAAAAAGCCTGGAGGAAGCAGTCCCGCAAGAAG GTGATAGAGGCCTTTGAGCAGGCCGAGCGGAAGCCAAAGCCCCGCCTCAGCCTGCTCTTCTCTGATGTGTACCAGGAGATGCCTGCGGGGCTGCTCAGGCAGCAGGAGGCCCTGGCTCGGCACCTACAGGCCTACGGGGAGCATTACCCGCTGAAGCACTTTGAGAAGTGA